A genomic window from Salvelinus fontinalis isolate EN_2023a unplaced genomic scaffold, ASM2944872v1 scaffold_0458, whole genome shotgun sequence includes:
- the LOC129846105 gene encoding piggyBac transposable element-derived protein 4-like has protein sequence MRTMMRTTTRTTATRNTTPSSVLPPPTTPRSPGFSAAQVLEQISSSVDQEDEEDYCDSEEEDVSEDEDGEEYNPERDADDYGDDSASRSSSSSEEDPEEEPEEEPEGDAAAARERDREPDRAREPERERETLLSKNGKIKWSSAAYRGPDRPRAIRQPCPAVTPGPTAYAASRALDIESAFRLFVTPAIERIIVDMTNLQGVRKYGDGWRPMDSTDLRAYVGLLILAGVYRSRGEAAASLWDAESGRTVFRATMPLKAFHKYSRLLRFDDRQSRPARLATDRLAAVREVWDLWEERLQALYNPGPEVTVDEQLVPFRGRCPFRQYIPSKPAKYGIKSWVACDAKSSYAWKMQVYTGKAAGGCPEKNQGARVVLDLTEGLPDGHNVTCDNFFTSYELGQRLLERNLTMVGTVRKNKPELPPALLQSKGRQVSSSRFAFTTTATLVSYLAKRNKNVLLLSTRHAEPDVSDRRDRKPALILDYNCNKGGVDNLDKVVGTYSCRRMTARWPLVIFHNILDVSSYNAFVIWREINPDWMPGKRNKRRVFLEQLGKALVKPLIQRRQRLPRTEASSALVKVIRGERVSAEARPQARERAAGPAAAAAPAAPLGASKRKRCQVCPPKKDAKTHTACCRCKKYICKGCSHPYCHTCAHWAFSQDGTE, from the exons atgaggacgatgatgaggacgacgacgaggacgacggcgacgaggaatacgaccccgtcgagcgtgttgcctccgcctacgacgcctcgcagtcccggtttcagcgcggctcaggtcctggaacagatatcctccagcgtcgaccaagaagacgaagaagactactgcgattccgaagaggaggacgtttcggaagatgaagacggtgaggaatacaaccccgagcgcgacgcggacgactacggagacgactcggcctcgcggtcgagctcctcttcggaggaagatccggaggaagagccggaggaagagccggagggagacgcggccgctgcccgagagcgagacagagagccagacagagccagagagccagagcgagaaagggagacgtTGCTGTCGAAAAACGGCAAAATCAAATGGTCCTCCGCGGCCTATCGCGGCCCGGACCGACCCCGCGCCATCCGCCAGCCCTGCCCCGCCGTGACGCCGGGCCCCACGGCCTACGCCGCGTCGCGAGCGCTCGACATCGAGTCCGCCTTCCGGCTGTTTGTCACACCGGCGATAGAAAGGATCATCGTGGACATGACCAATCTGCAGGGGGTGAGAAAATACGGCGACGGCTGGCGACCCATGGACTCCACCGACCTGCGCGCCTACGTAGGGCTGCTGATCCTAGCCGGCGTCTACAGGTCCCGAGGCGAGGCCGCGGCCAGCCTGTGGGACGCCGAGAGCGGCAGGACCGTGTTCCGCGCCACCATGCCGCTCAAGGCGTTTCACAAGTACTCGAGGCTGCTGCGATTCGACGACCGCCAGTCGAGACCCGCGAGACTCGCCACCGACAGACTGGCGGCCGTGAGAGAGGTGTGGGACCTGTGGGAGGAGCGGCTGCAGGCCCTCTACAACCCGGGGCCCGAAGTGACGGTGGACGAACAACTGGTCCCGTTCAGAG gacgctgtcctttccgacagtacattcccagcaagccggccaaatacggcatcaagtcgtgggtggcctgcgacgccaagtccagctacgcttggaagatgcaagtgtacaccggcaaggcggccggcggatgccccgagaagaaccagggcgcgcgcgtcgtcctcgatctgaccgagggactgccggacggtcacaacgtcacgtgtgacaatttcttcacctcctacgaactcgggcagcggctcctcgagaggaacctcaccatggtgggcacggtgcgaaagaacaagcccgagctccctcccgcgctgctccagtccaagggcagacaggtctcgtcctccaggttcgccttcacgaccaccgccactctagtgtcctacctggcaaagagaaataagaacgtgctgcttctgagcacgcggcacgcggagcccgacgtcagcgatcgccgagaccggaagccggccctcatcctagactacaactgcaacaagggcggcgtggacaacctagacaaggtggtcgggacctacagctgcagacggatgaccgcccgctggcccctggtcatcttccacaacatcctcgacgtgtcctcctacaacgcctttgtcatatggcgagagatcaaccccgactggatgcccgggaagcggaacaagaggagggtgttcctggagcagctcggaaaggcgctcgtgaagcccttgatccaaagaaggcagcgtctcccccgcaccgaagcctcgtccgcacttgtcaaagtcatacggggcgagcgtgtatccgccgaggctcgtccgcaggcccgcgagcgagccgccggcccggccgccgccgccgccccggccgccccgctgggggcgagtaagaggaagaggtgtcaggtctgcccacccaagaaggacgccaagacacacacagcgtgctgcaggtgtaagaaatacatctgcaaaggctgttcacacccatactgtcacacttgtgcccactgggcctttagccaagacgggacagagtga